TTCAAAGGTCAATTGCCCCTTCCACATGGTGCCGATCCAGTTGAAAAACTTGATCCCGGTCGGCACCGCGATCAGATACGTCATGAAAGAGAAGAAGGGAAGCAGGACGGCTCCGGTCGCGAACATGTGGTGCGCCCATACCGCGACCGACAACGCGGCGATCGACAGCGTCGCATAAACCAGCGTGGTGTAACCGAAGATCGGCTTGCGGGAAAACACCGGGAAGATCTCCGAGACGATCCCGAAAAACGGCAGCGCGATGATGTAGACCTCGGGGTGGCCGAAGAACCAAAACAGGTGCTGCCACAGCAGGACTCCGCCATTGGCGGCGTCATAGATGTGAGCTCCCAGATGCCGGTCGGCGGCCAGCCCGAACAATGCCGCCGTGAGCAGCGGGAACGCAATCAATATCAGGATGGACGTCACCATGATGTTCCAGGTGAAGATCGGCATCCGGAACATCGTCATCCCGGGTGCGCGCATGCACACCACGGTGGTGATCATGTTGACCGCGCCCAGGATCGTGCCCAGACCCGCAACGATCAAACCCATGATCCACAGGTCGCCCCCGGCGCCGGGCGAGTGAATGGCGTCGGTCAGCGGCGTGTAGGCGGTCCACCCGAAGTCCGCGGCCCCGCCCGGAGTGATGAAGCCGGCTGCCCCGATGGTGGCGCCAAATACGAACAGCCAGAACGAAAAGGCGTTCAGCCGGGGGAAGGCCACGTCGGGTGCGCCGATCTGCAGCGGCAGCACCAGGTTGGCGAAACCAAACACAATCGGCGTGGCATAGAACAGCAGCATGATCGTGCCGTGCATGGTGAACAACTGGTTGAACTGCTCATTCGACAAGAACTGCAGACCGGGTGCGGCCAGCTCGGTCCGCATCAACAACGCCAGCAGGCCACCGATGAAGAAAAAGCTTATGCACGCGACGCAGTACATGATGCCGATCATCTTGTGATCGGTGGTGGTGATCAGCTTGTAGACCAGGCTCCCCTTGGGACCGGTGCGGGCCGGGTAAGGACGAATGGCTTCGAGTTCTCCCAGCGGGGGCGCTTCGGCTGTCAACGCACTCCTCCAAACATCCAGCCCGGACCGGGCCAAAACCCAGTATTGAGAGGCATCTTAGCCCTCGATCAGGCTGGCGGCAGGCCTGGTCCTACAAACCGTCGTAAATGCCAGACTCCGCCGGCGGGCCGTTGCAGACCAACGCTTTCCGCCCGCGCGAATCGGGGTCGACGGCTGGCCGAGTGCTACCGTCGAACGCGTGCTGTCCGGCGGGATGCGATCCACTGTTGCTGTCGCCGTAGCGGCAGCCGTGATCGCAGCGTCCAGTGGTTGCGGCTCCGATCAACCGGCCCATAAGGCGTCACAATCGATGATCACGCCCACCACCCAGATCGCCGGCGCCGGGGTGCTGGGAAACGACAGAAAGCCGGATGAGTCGTGCGCGCGTGCGGCGGCCGCGGCCGATCCGGGGCCACCGACCCGACCAGCGCACAATGCGGCGGGAGTCAGCCCGGAGATGGTGCAGGTGCCGGCGGAGGCGCAGCGCATCGTGGTGCTCTCCGGTGACCAGCTCGACGCGCTGTGCGCGCTGGGCCTGCAATCGCGGATCGTCGCCGCCGCGTTGCCGAACAGCTCCTCAAGTCAACCTTCCTATCTGGGCACGACCGTGCATGATCTGCCCGGTGTCGGTACTCGCAGCGCCCCCGACCTGCGCGCCATTGCGGCGGCTCACCCGGATCTGATCCTGGGTTCGCAGGGTTTGACGCCGCAGTTGTATCCGCAGCTGGCGGCGATCGCCCCGACGGTGTTTACCGCGGCACCGGGCGCGGACTGGGAAAATAACCTGCGTGGTGTCGGTGCCGCCACGGCCCGTATCGCCGCGGTGGACGCGCTGATCACCGGGTTCGCCGAACACGCCACCCAGGTCGGGACCAAGCATGACGCGACCCACTTCCAAGCGTCGATCGTGCAGCTGACCGCCAACACCATGCGGGTATACGGCGCCAACAACTTCCCGGCCAGCGTGCTGAGCGCGGTCGGCGTCGACCGACCGCCGTCTCAACGGTTCACCGACAAGGCCTACATCGAGATCGGCACCACGGCCGCCGACCTGGCGAAATCACCGGACTTCTCGGCGGCCGACGCCGATATCGTCT
Above is a window of Mycobacterium tuberculosis H37Rv DNA encoding:
- the ctaD gene encoding cytochrome C oxidase cytochrome 1 — encoded protein: MTAEAPPLGELEAIRPYPARTGPKGSLVYKLITTTDHKMIGIMYCVACISFFFIGGLLALLMRTELAAPGLQFLSNEQFNQLFTMHGTIMLLFYATPIVFGFANLVLPLQIGAPDVAFPRLNAFSFWLFVFGATIGAAGFITPGGAADFGWTAYTPLTDAIHSPGAGGDLWIMGLIVAGLGTILGAVNMITTVVCMRAPGMTMFRMPIFTWNIMVTSILILIAFPLLTAALFGLAADRHLGAHIYDAANGGVLLWQHLFWFFGHPEVYIIALPFFGIVSEIFPVFSRKPIFGYTTLVYATLSIAALSVAVWAHHMFATGAVLLPFFSFMTYLIAVPTGIKFFNWIGTMWKGQLTFETPMLFSVGFMVTFLLGGLTGVLLASPPLDFHVTDSYFVVAHFHYVLFGTIVFATFAGIYFWFPKMTGRLLDERLGKLHFWLTFIGFHTTFLVQHWLGDEGMPRRYADYLPTDGFQGLNVVSTIGAFILGASMFPFVWNVFKSWRYGEVVTVDDPWGYGNSLEWATSCPPPRHNFTELPRIRSERPAFELHYPHMVERLRAEAHVGRHHDEPAMVTSS
- the fecB gene encoding FeIII-dicitrate-binding periplasmic lipoprotein, translated to MRSTVAVAVAAAVIAASSGCGSDQPAHKASQSMITPTTQIAGAGVLGNDRKPDESCARAAAAADPGPPTRPAHNAAGVSPEMVQVPAEAQRIVVLSGDQLDALCALGLQSRIVAAALPNSSSSQPSYLGTTVHDLPGVGTRSAPDLRAIAAAHPDLILGSQGLTPQLYPQLAAIAPTVFTAAPGADWENNLRGVGAATARIAAVDALITGFAEHATQVGTKHDATHFQASIVQLTANTMRVYGANNFPASVLSAVGVDRPPSQRFTDKAYIEIGTTAADLAKSPDFSAADADIVYLSCASEAAAERAAVILDSDPWRKLSANRDNRVFVVNDQVWQTGEGMVAARGIVDDLRWVDAPIN